In Mangifera indica cultivar Alphonso chromosome 1, CATAS_Mindica_2.1, whole genome shotgun sequence, a single genomic region encodes these proteins:
- the LOC123215531 gene encoding protein yippee-like At4g27745 — translation MAELVGPRLYSCCNCRNHVSLHDDIISKAFQGRHGRAFLFSHAMNVDVGPREDRHLLTGLHTVADIYCGDCHEVLGWKYERAYEVSQKYKEGKFILEKLKIVKENW, via the exons ATGGCTGAATTGGTTGGGCCAAGATTGTACAGCTGCTGCAATTGTCGAAACCATGTTTCGCTACATGACGATATAATTTCCAAAGCTTTTCAG GGAAGACATGGTAGAGCCTTTCTCTTCTCCCACGCGATGAATGTTGATGTAGGCCCAAGAGAAGACAGGCATCTCTTGACTGGTTTGCACACTGTGGCTGATATTTACTGTGGTGATTGCCATGAGGTGTTGGGGTGGAAGTATGAGCGTGCTTATGAAGTGTCACAGAAGTACAAAGAAGGCAAATTCATACTTGAGAAGTTAAAGATTGTTAAAGAAAATTGGTAG
- the LOC123228579 gene encoding RNA-directed DNA methylation 4 isoform X2, with protein MAGTSVESSSNPPKPTSDRPVIVRVKRKATQSRVDAFWLEINERPLKRPLLDFEKLSISQSSGKEELKAKKVFVQHVETVTTSEATVEIVQSFVLSNSADAHHGETKSEERRRSFNKENRQDQTLIKARHQQEVLAKTARFEQIWRSRTRNKEEMSNKSLHEMCQFYDIVRVDVEQKANEVQKQNRDISLEDSRLLSSYLPLLRDFIPSAAEEIEADMRSYMSAQDDYVYDYYTVNDDMNVDEEDASHSFPLVQVDEDDFYDGPDVSEYDSEDSNAEDNPRNEYPDEISEEEEEEGEEEEEEDESEDESERESSSAASDVGRFSEYYDYLSDDSLHLDYYGNEEDDGDDANNCYSYR; from the exons ATGGCAGGCACCAGCGTAGAGAGCTCTTCAAATCCTCCAAAACCCACAAGCGACAGGCCTGTAATTGTTAGGGTTAAACGCAAAGCTACGCAATCTCGGGTGGACGCTTTCT GGCTTGAAATCAATGAACGCCCGTTGAAGCGGCCGTTGTTGGACTTTGAGAAGTTATCGATCTCTCAATCATCTGGGAAAG AGGAGTTGAAGGCTAAGAAGGTTTTTGTACAGCATGTGGAGACAGTTACCACTTCTGAGGCCACTGTTGAGATTGTGCAATCATTTGTG CTTTCTAATTCTGCTGATGCACATCATGGTGAAACAAAGAGTGAGGAACGCAGACGTTCTTTTAATAAAGAGAAT AGGCAGGATCAGACCTTGATTAAAGCCAGGCATCAGCAGGAG GTATTGGCAAAAACTGCACGCTTTGAACAAATATGGAGGAGCAGAACTAGAAACAAAGAGGAAATGAGTAATAAATCGTTACATGAAATGTGTCAGTTTTATGATATTGTTCGTGTTGATGTTGAGCAAAAAGCCAATGAGGTGCAAAAGCAGAA CAGAGATATATCATTGGAGGATAGCAGATTGTTGTCTAGTTATCTGCCTTTGCTGAGAGACTTTATACCCAGTGCTGCTGAAGAGATTGAAGCTGACATGCGCTCTTATATGTCCGCACAAG ATGATTATGTCTATGACTATTATACTGTGAATGATGACATGAATGTTGACGAAGAAGATGCTTCACACTCATTTCCTCT GGTCCAagttgatgaagatgatttctATGATGGACCTGATGTATCAGAGTATGATAGTGAGGATTCGAATG CTGAAGATAATCCCCGGAATGAATATCCAGATGAGATTtcagaagaggaagaggaagaaggggaagaagaggaagaagaggatgaaTCAGAAgatgagagtgagagagagagtagCAGTGCTGCCAGTGATGTAGGCCGATTCAGTGAATATTATGACTATCTTAGTGATGACAGTCTTCATCTTGATTATTATGGTAATGAAGaggatgatggtgatgatgccAACAATTGTTATTCTTATCGCTAA
- the LOC123229855 gene encoding RNA-binding protein 2-like isoform X2: protein MADAYWRYTDSRQPPPSTVPTLVSKRPRSDYDISGGHELPGYYPHDEDRGAIRVTRDTDSIGASYDRYLRSASARPTSGGMPGRSVDDPRIGGIGGLEPGVSAKDRTLGLGGGRAEIPLPPDASSTLYVEGLPSDCTRREVSHIFRPFVGYKEVRLVSKESRHPGGDPLILCFVDFVSPAHAATAMDALQGYKFDEHDRDSVKLRLQFARYPGARSGGGHRGKR, encoded by the exons ATGGCAGACGCTTATTGGCGCTACACCGACTCTCGGCAGCCCCCGCCTTCGACCGTTCCTACTCTTGTCTCCAAACGACCTCGTTCCGACTACG ATATCTCTGGTGGCCATGAATTGCCTGGTTATTATCCCCATGATGAAGATAGAGGAGCTATCCGTGTAACGAGAGATACTGACTCAATTGGAGCATCTTATGATCGATATCTGCGTAGTGCG TCTGCAAGACCCACAAGTGGAGGAATGCCTGGTCGCTCTGTTGATGATCCGCGCATCGGGGGTATTGGGGGCTTGGAACCTGGGGTAAGTGCAAAAGACAGAACCCTGGGATTAGGAGGTGGAAGGGCTGAGATTCCTCTTCCTCCTGATGCTTCCAGTACATTATATGTGGAGGGATTGCCTTCTGATTGTACACGACGGGAAGTTTCTC ATATTTTTCGTCCTTTTGTTGGCTACAAAGAAGTAAGACTTGTAAGCAAGGAATCAAGACAT CCTGGAGGAGATCCActtattctttgttttgttgattttgtaaGTCCTGCCCATGCAGCCACTGCCATGGATGCTTTACAAG GTTATAAATTTGATGAGCATGACCGTGACTCGGTTAAATTAAGGTTGCAATTTGCTCGCTATCCTGGTGCAAGGTCAGGTGGCGGGCATCGTGGAAAGCGTTGA
- the LOC123229855 gene encoding RNA-binding protein 2-like isoform X1: MADAYWRYTDSRQPPPSTVPTLVSKRPRSDYDISGGHELPGYYPHDEDRGAIRVTRDTDSIGASYDRYLRSAQIQSYGGGQSARPTSGGMPGRSVDDPRIGGIGGLEPGVSAKDRTLGLGGGRAEIPLPPDASSTLYVEGLPSDCTRREVSHIFRPFVGYKEVRLVSKESRHPGGDPLILCFVDFVSPAHAATAMDALQGYKFDEHDRDSVKLRLQFARYPGARSGGGHRGKR; the protein is encoded by the exons ATGGCAGACGCTTATTGGCGCTACACCGACTCTCGGCAGCCCCCGCCTTCGACCGTTCCTACTCTTGTCTCCAAACGACCTCGTTCCGACTACG ATATCTCTGGTGGCCATGAATTGCCTGGTTATTATCCCCATGATGAAGATAGAGGAGCTATCCGTGTAACGAGAGATACTGACTCAATTGGAGCATCTTATGATCGATATCTGCGTAGTGCG CAAATTCAATCTTATGGTGGGGGGCAGTCTGCAAGACCCACAAGTGGAGGAATGCCTGGTCGCTCTGTTGATGATCCGCGCATCGGGGGTATTGGGGGCTTGGAACCTGGGGTAAGTGCAAAAGACAGAACCCTGGGATTAGGAGGTGGAAGGGCTGAGATTCCTCTTCCTCCTGATGCTTCCAGTACATTATATGTGGAGGGATTGCCTTCTGATTGTACACGACGGGAAGTTTCTC ATATTTTTCGTCCTTTTGTTGGCTACAAAGAAGTAAGACTTGTAAGCAAGGAATCAAGACAT CCTGGAGGAGATCCActtattctttgttttgttgattttgtaaGTCCTGCCCATGCAGCCACTGCCATGGATGCTTTACAAG GTTATAAATTTGATGAGCATGACCGTGACTCGGTTAAATTAAGGTTGCAATTTGCTCGCTATCCTGGTGCAAGGTCAGGTGGCGGGCATCGTGGAAAGCGTTGA
- the LOC123228579 gene encoding RNA-directed DNA methylation 4 isoform X5 has translation MAGTSVESSSNPPKPTSDRPVIVRVKRKATQSRVDAFWLEINERPLKRPLLDFEKLSISQSSGKEELKAKKVFVQHVETVTTSEATVEIVQSFVLSNSADAHHGETKSEERRRSFNKENRQDQTLIKARHQQEVLAKTARFEQIWRSRTRNKEEMSNKSLHEMCQFYDIVRVDVEQKANEVQKQKDISLEDSRLLSSYLPLLRDFIPSAAEEIEADMRSYMSAQDDYVYDYYTVNDDMNVDEEDASHSFPLVQVDEDDFYDGPDVSEYDSEDSNAEDNPRNEYPDEISEEEEEEGEEEEEEDESEDESERESSSAASDVGRFSEYYDYLSDDSLHLDYYGNEEDDGDDANNCYSYR, from the exons ATGGCAGGCACCAGCGTAGAGAGCTCTTCAAATCCTCCAAAACCCACAAGCGACAGGCCTGTAATTGTTAGGGTTAAACGCAAAGCTACGCAATCTCGGGTGGACGCTTTCT GGCTTGAAATCAATGAACGCCCGTTGAAGCGGCCGTTGTTGGACTTTGAGAAGTTATCGATCTCTCAATCATCTGGGAAAG AGGAGTTGAAGGCTAAGAAGGTTTTTGTACAGCATGTGGAGACAGTTACCACTTCTGAGGCCACTGTTGAGATTGTGCAATCATTTGTG CTTTCTAATTCTGCTGATGCACATCATGGTGAAACAAAGAGTGAGGAACGCAGACGTTCTTTTAATAAAGAGAAT AGGCAGGATCAGACCTTGATTAAAGCCAGGCATCAGCAGGAG GTATTGGCAAAAACTGCACGCTTTGAACAAATATGGAGGAGCAGAACTAGAAACAAAGAGGAAATGAGTAATAAATCGTTACATGAAATGTGTCAGTTTTATGATATTGTTCGTGTTGATGTTGAGCAAAAAGCCAATGAGGTGCAAAAGCAGAA AGATATATCATTGGAGGATAGCAGATTGTTGTCTAGTTATCTGCCTTTGCTGAGAGACTTTATACCCAGTGCTGCTGAAGAGATTGAAGCTGACATGCGCTCTTATATGTCCGCACAAG ATGATTATGTCTATGACTATTATACTGTGAATGATGACATGAATGTTGACGAAGAAGATGCTTCACACTCATTTCCTCT GGTCCAagttgatgaagatgatttctATGATGGACCTGATGTATCAGAGTATGATAGTGAGGATTCGAATG CTGAAGATAATCCCCGGAATGAATATCCAGATGAGATTtcagaagaggaagaggaagaaggggaagaagaggaagaagaggatgaaTCAGAAgatgagagtgagagagagagtagCAGTGCTGCCAGTGATGTAGGCCGATTCAGTGAATATTATGACTATCTTAGTGATGACAGTCTTCATCTTGATTATTATGGTAATGAAGaggatgatggtgatgatgccAACAATTGTTATTCTTATCGCTAA
- the LOC123228579 gene encoding RNA-directed DNA methylation 4 isoform X3 produces the protein MAGTSVESSSNPPKPTSDRPVIVRVKRKATQSRVDAFWLEINERPLKRPLLDFEKLSISQSSGKAEELKAKKVFVQHVETVTTSEATVEIVQSFVLSNSADAHHGETKSEERRRSFNKENRQDQTLIKARHQQEVLAKTARFEQIWRSRTRNKEEMSNKSLHEMCQFYDIVRVDVEQKANEVQKQKDISLEDSRLLSSYLPLLRDFIPSAAEEIEADMRSYMSAQDDYVYDYYTVNDDMNVDEEDASHSFPLVQVDEDDFYDGPDVSEYDSEDSNAEDNPRNEYPDEISEEEEEEGEEEEEEDESEDESERESSSAASDVGRFSEYYDYLSDDSLHLDYYGNEEDDGDDANNCYSYR, from the exons ATGGCAGGCACCAGCGTAGAGAGCTCTTCAAATCCTCCAAAACCCACAAGCGACAGGCCTGTAATTGTTAGGGTTAAACGCAAAGCTACGCAATCTCGGGTGGACGCTTTCT GGCTTGAAATCAATGAACGCCCGTTGAAGCGGCCGTTGTTGGACTTTGAGAAGTTATCGATCTCTCAATCATCTGGGAAAG CAGAGGAGTTGAAGGCTAAGAAGGTTTTTGTACAGCATGTGGAGACAGTTACCACTTCTGAGGCCACTGTTGAGATTGTGCAATCATTTGTG CTTTCTAATTCTGCTGATGCACATCATGGTGAAACAAAGAGTGAGGAACGCAGACGTTCTTTTAATAAAGAGAAT AGGCAGGATCAGACCTTGATTAAAGCCAGGCATCAGCAGGAG GTATTGGCAAAAACTGCACGCTTTGAACAAATATGGAGGAGCAGAACTAGAAACAAAGAGGAAATGAGTAATAAATCGTTACATGAAATGTGTCAGTTTTATGATATTGTTCGTGTTGATGTTGAGCAAAAAGCCAATGAGGTGCAAAAGCAGAA AGATATATCATTGGAGGATAGCAGATTGTTGTCTAGTTATCTGCCTTTGCTGAGAGACTTTATACCCAGTGCTGCTGAAGAGATTGAAGCTGACATGCGCTCTTATATGTCCGCACAAG ATGATTATGTCTATGACTATTATACTGTGAATGATGACATGAATGTTGACGAAGAAGATGCTTCACACTCATTTCCTCT GGTCCAagttgatgaagatgatttctATGATGGACCTGATGTATCAGAGTATGATAGTGAGGATTCGAATG CTGAAGATAATCCCCGGAATGAATATCCAGATGAGATTtcagaagaggaagaggaagaaggggaagaagaggaagaagaggatgaaTCAGAAgatgagagtgagagagagagtagCAGTGCTGCCAGTGATGTAGGCCGATTCAGTGAATATTATGACTATCTTAGTGATGACAGTCTTCATCTTGATTATTATGGTAATGAAGaggatgatggtgatgatgccAACAATTGTTATTCTTATCGCTAA
- the LOC123228579 gene encoding RNA-directed DNA methylation 4 isoform X4, with protein MAGTSVESSSNPPKPTSDRPVIVRVKRKATQSRVDAFWLEINERPLKRPLLDFEKLSISQSSGKAEELKAKKVFVQHVETVTTSEATVEIVQSFVLSNSADAHHGETKSEERRRSFNKENVLAKTARFEQIWRSRTRNKEEMSNKSLHEMCQFYDIVRVDVEQKANEVQKQNRDISLEDSRLLSSYLPLLRDFIPSAAEEIEADMRSYMSAQDDYVYDYYTVNDDMNVDEEDASHSFPLVQVDEDDFYDGPDVSEYDSEDSNAEDNPRNEYPDEISEEEEEEGEEEEEEDESEDESERESSSAASDVGRFSEYYDYLSDDSLHLDYYGNEEDDGDDANNCYSYR; from the exons ATGGCAGGCACCAGCGTAGAGAGCTCTTCAAATCCTCCAAAACCCACAAGCGACAGGCCTGTAATTGTTAGGGTTAAACGCAAAGCTACGCAATCTCGGGTGGACGCTTTCT GGCTTGAAATCAATGAACGCCCGTTGAAGCGGCCGTTGTTGGACTTTGAGAAGTTATCGATCTCTCAATCATCTGGGAAAG CAGAGGAGTTGAAGGCTAAGAAGGTTTTTGTACAGCATGTGGAGACAGTTACCACTTCTGAGGCCACTGTTGAGATTGTGCAATCATTTGTG CTTTCTAATTCTGCTGATGCACATCATGGTGAAACAAAGAGTGAGGAACGCAGACGTTCTTTTAATAAAGAGAAT GTATTGGCAAAAACTGCACGCTTTGAACAAATATGGAGGAGCAGAACTAGAAACAAAGAGGAAATGAGTAATAAATCGTTACATGAAATGTGTCAGTTTTATGATATTGTTCGTGTTGATGTTGAGCAAAAAGCCAATGAGGTGCAAAAGCAGAA CAGAGATATATCATTGGAGGATAGCAGATTGTTGTCTAGTTATCTGCCTTTGCTGAGAGACTTTATACCCAGTGCTGCTGAAGAGATTGAAGCTGACATGCGCTCTTATATGTCCGCACAAG ATGATTATGTCTATGACTATTATACTGTGAATGATGACATGAATGTTGACGAAGAAGATGCTTCACACTCATTTCCTCT GGTCCAagttgatgaagatgatttctATGATGGACCTGATGTATCAGAGTATGATAGTGAGGATTCGAATG CTGAAGATAATCCCCGGAATGAATATCCAGATGAGATTtcagaagaggaagaggaagaaggggaagaagaggaagaagaggatgaaTCAGAAgatgagagtgagagagagagtagCAGTGCTGCCAGTGATGTAGGCCGATTCAGTGAATATTATGACTATCTTAGTGATGACAGTCTTCATCTTGATTATTATGGTAATGAAGaggatgatggtgatgatgccAACAATTGTTATTCTTATCGCTAA
- the LOC123229855 gene encoding RNA-binding protein 2-like isoform X3 → MADAYWRYTDSRQPPPSTVPTLVSKRPRSDYDISGGHELPGYYPHDEDRGAIRVTRDTDSIGASYDRYLRSAQIQSYGGGQSARPTSGGMPGRSVDDPRIGGIGGLEPGVSAKDRTLGLGGGRAEIPLPPDASSTLYVEGLPSDCTRREVSHIFRPFVGYKEVRLVSKESRHPGGDPLILCFVDFVSPAHAATAMDALQDQE, encoded by the exons ATGGCAGACGCTTATTGGCGCTACACCGACTCTCGGCAGCCCCCGCCTTCGACCGTTCCTACTCTTGTCTCCAAACGACCTCGTTCCGACTACG ATATCTCTGGTGGCCATGAATTGCCTGGTTATTATCCCCATGATGAAGATAGAGGAGCTATCCGTGTAACGAGAGATACTGACTCAATTGGAGCATCTTATGATCGATATCTGCGTAGTGCG CAAATTCAATCTTATGGTGGGGGGCAGTCTGCAAGACCCACAAGTGGAGGAATGCCTGGTCGCTCTGTTGATGATCCGCGCATCGGGGGTATTGGGGGCTTGGAACCTGGGGTAAGTGCAAAAGACAGAACCCTGGGATTAGGAGGTGGAAGGGCTGAGATTCCTCTTCCTCCTGATGCTTCCAGTACATTATATGTGGAGGGATTGCCTTCTGATTGTACACGACGGGAAGTTTCTC ATATTTTTCGTCCTTTTGTTGGCTACAAAGAAGTAAGACTTGTAAGCAAGGAATCAAGACAT CCTGGAGGAGATCCActtattctttgttttgttgattttgtaaGTCCTGCCCATGCAGCCACTGCCATGGATGCTTTACAAG ACCAAGAATGA
- the LOC123228579 gene encoding RNA-directed DNA methylation 4 isoform X1 gives MAGTSVESSSNPPKPTSDRPVIVRVKRKATQSRVDAFWLEINERPLKRPLLDFEKLSISQSSGKAEELKAKKVFVQHVETVTTSEATVEIVQSFVLSNSADAHHGETKSEERRRSFNKENRQDQTLIKARHQQEVLAKTARFEQIWRSRTRNKEEMSNKSLHEMCQFYDIVRVDVEQKANEVQKQNRDISLEDSRLLSSYLPLLRDFIPSAAEEIEADMRSYMSAQDDYVYDYYTVNDDMNVDEEDASHSFPLVQVDEDDFYDGPDVSEYDSEDSNAEDNPRNEYPDEISEEEEEEGEEEEEEDESEDESERESSSAASDVGRFSEYYDYLSDDSLHLDYYGNEEDDGDDANNCYSYR, from the exons ATGGCAGGCACCAGCGTAGAGAGCTCTTCAAATCCTCCAAAACCCACAAGCGACAGGCCTGTAATTGTTAGGGTTAAACGCAAAGCTACGCAATCTCGGGTGGACGCTTTCT GGCTTGAAATCAATGAACGCCCGTTGAAGCGGCCGTTGTTGGACTTTGAGAAGTTATCGATCTCTCAATCATCTGGGAAAG CAGAGGAGTTGAAGGCTAAGAAGGTTTTTGTACAGCATGTGGAGACAGTTACCACTTCTGAGGCCACTGTTGAGATTGTGCAATCATTTGTG CTTTCTAATTCTGCTGATGCACATCATGGTGAAACAAAGAGTGAGGAACGCAGACGTTCTTTTAATAAAGAGAAT AGGCAGGATCAGACCTTGATTAAAGCCAGGCATCAGCAGGAG GTATTGGCAAAAACTGCACGCTTTGAACAAATATGGAGGAGCAGAACTAGAAACAAAGAGGAAATGAGTAATAAATCGTTACATGAAATGTGTCAGTTTTATGATATTGTTCGTGTTGATGTTGAGCAAAAAGCCAATGAGGTGCAAAAGCAGAA CAGAGATATATCATTGGAGGATAGCAGATTGTTGTCTAGTTATCTGCCTTTGCTGAGAGACTTTATACCCAGTGCTGCTGAAGAGATTGAAGCTGACATGCGCTCTTATATGTCCGCACAAG ATGATTATGTCTATGACTATTATACTGTGAATGATGACATGAATGTTGACGAAGAAGATGCTTCACACTCATTTCCTCT GGTCCAagttgatgaagatgatttctATGATGGACCTGATGTATCAGAGTATGATAGTGAGGATTCGAATG CTGAAGATAATCCCCGGAATGAATATCCAGATGAGATTtcagaagaggaagaggaagaaggggaagaagaggaagaagaggatgaaTCAGAAgatgagagtgagagagagagtagCAGTGCTGCCAGTGATGTAGGCCGATTCAGTGAATATTATGACTATCTTAGTGATGACAGTCTTCATCTTGATTATTATGGTAATGAAGaggatgatggtgatgatgccAACAATTGTTATTCTTATCGCTAA
- the LOC123209598 gene encoding oligopeptide transporter 6: MASEISENHAMEVEGNHNNEVCSVKQVELTVPKTDDPSMPCVTFRMWVLGVLSCGILAFVNQFFWYRTQPLTITAISAQIAVVPLGHLMAKTLPHRVFFKGSLFEFSMNPGPFNVKEHVLITIFANSGAGTVYATHILTAVKLLYKRKLTIFPAFLVMLTTQVLGFGWAGLFRKYLVEPGEMWWPSNLVQVSLFRALHEKEKRPKGGLSRNQFFVLVLASGFAYYALPGYLFTILTSISWVCWLNPKSVLVQQLGSGMKGLGIGSVGLDWSTISSYLGSPLASPWFATANVAVGYCLFMYFLVPIGYWFNFYKAKNFPIYSRELFMENGENYDILSIVDSHFHLDRNAYAKNGSIHLCFLFAITYGIGFATLSATLVHVILFNGSDLWKQTRRAFTNDKKIDIHTKLMKVYDVVPMWWFWVILVVNIAAIIFACQYYNESLQLPWWGVLLACGIAVTFTLPIGIISATTNQQPGLNIITEYVIGYMYPERPVANMCFKVYGYISMSQALTFLADFKLGHYMKIPPKAMFLAQVAGTVLAVFVYTATAWWLMGDIPNLCDTNLLPSNSPWTCPMDRVFFDASVIWGLVGPRRIFGDLGEYGKVNWFFLGGAIAPLVVWLAHKLFPRQKWIKYIHMPVLLGSTAMMPPASAVNFTSWIFIGFVSGFIVFRFKPELWKRYNYILSGGLDAGTAFMTVLLFLALGSKNISVEWWGNKGEGCPLASCPTARGVVVDGCPVVN, encoded by the exons ATGGCTTCTGAAATATCGGAGAATCATGCCATGGAGGTTGAGGGCAACCACAACAATGAAGTGTGTAGTGTAAAGCAAGTAGAGTTAACAGTTCCCAAAACTGATGATCCATCCATGCCTTGTGTCACTTTCAGAATGTGGGTTCTTGGAGTTTTATCTTGTGGTATTCTCGCCTTTGTGAACCAGTTCTTCTGGTACAGAACTCAGCCATTGACCATCACTGCAATTTCTGCTCAGATTGCTGTTGTTCCTCTTGGTCATTTGATGGCTAAAACTCTTCCTCATCGTGTGTTTTTTAAGGGTTCTTTGTTTGAGTTTAGTATGAATCCGGGGCCGTTTAATGTCAAGGAACATGTTCTTATTACTATTTTTGCAAACTCTGGTGCTGGAACTGTTTATGCCACTCATATTTTGACTGCGGTTAAGCTCCTGTATAAGCGAAAACTCACCATTTTTCCAGCTTTTCTTGTTATGCTCACCACTCAG GTGTTAGGCTTTGGTTGGGCCGGTCTTTTCAGGAAATATCTGGTTGAGCCAGGGGAAATGTGGTGGCCATCTAATTTAGTTCAAGTCTCTCTGTTCAG GGCTTTacatgagaaagaaaaaagaccAAAAGGGGGATTATCTCGCAATCAATTCTTTGTTCTTGTCTTGGCGAGCGGTTTTGCTTACTATGCCTTGCCTGGCTATTTGTTTACCATATTGACATCAATATCATGGGTGTGCTGGTTGAATCCCAAATCTGTTCTAGTCCAACAATTGGGTTCGGGGATGAAAGGACTTGGAATTGGTTCCGTTGGACTTGACTGGTCTACAATTTCTTCATATCTAGGGAGCCCTCTTGCTAGTCCTTGGTTTGCCACTGCCAATGTTGCTGTTGGTTACTGCCTCTTTATGTATTTTTTGGTCCCAATTGGTTACTGGTTCAATTTCTACAAAGCCAAGAACTTCCCCATATATTCACGAGAACTTTTCATGGAAAACGGCGAAAATTATGACATCTTGAGCATTGTTGACTCTCACTTTCATCTTGATAGAAATGCTTATGCAAAGAATGGTTCTATACATCTTTGCTTCCTATTTGCTATAACTTATGGTATTGGCTTTGCCACACTATCTGCAACTCTTGTCCATGTGATCCTTTTTAATGGAAG TGACCTATGGAAGCAAACCAGAAGGGCGTTTACCAATGATAAGAAAATCGACATACACACAAAACTCATGAAGGTATATGATGTAGTGCCGATGTGGTGGTTTTGGGTTATCCTAGTGGTGAACATTGCTGCAATAATCTTCGCTTGCCAGTACTACAATGAGTCACTTCAGTTGCCTTGGTGGGGTGTGTTGCTAGCTTGCGGTATTGCTGTTACCTTCACTCTTCCAATTGGCATCATCTCCGCCACCACAAACCAG CAACCAGGTTTGAACATAATTACAGAATATGTGATCGGTTATATGTACCCAGAGCGCCCTGTTGCTAACATGTGCTTCAAGGTCTATGGATATATTAGCATGTCACAAGCTCTAACCTTTCTTGCTGATTTCAAGCTTGGCCATTACATGAAAATTCCTCCGAAAGCCATGTTCTTGGCTCAG GTTGCAGGCACAGTTTTAGCAGTATTCGTATACACTGCGACTGCCTGGTGGTTAATGGGGGATATTCCAAATCTTTGTGACACCAATTTGCTTCCCAGCAACAGCCCTTGGACATGCCCAATGGATCGGGTATTCTTCGATGCCTCAGTCATATGGGGGCTCGTTGGCCCTCGAAGAATTTTCGGAGACCTTGGAGAGTATGGGAAGGTGAATTGGTTCTTTCTTGGTGGAGCCATAGCACCTCTGGTAGTGTGGCTTGCTCACAAATTATTCCCCAGGCAAAAATGGATTAAGTACATCCACATGCCAGTCCTTTTAGGTTCCACAGCAATGATGCCTCCAGCTTCTGCAGTAAACTTCACCAGTTGGATCTTCATCGGATTTGTCTCTGGTTTCATAGTTTTCAGGTTTAAACCAGAATTGTGGAAAAGATACAATTACATTCTCTCCGGTGGCCTTGATGCTGGGACGGCGTTTATGACGGTGCTGCTGTTTCTTGCCTTGGGGTCCAAGAATATTAGTGTTGAATGGTGGGGAAATAAAGGAGAGGGTTGTCCCTTAGCCTCTTGTCCAACTGCAAGAGGGGTTGTGGTTGATGGCTGCCCAGTTGTAAATTGA